In Brassica napus cultivar Da-Ae chromosome C2, Da-Ae, whole genome shotgun sequence, the sequence cAGTACTGGTCAGCGTCAACTGGGAACAAGCCACAGAACACCATAGGGGTAGCTTCCTCGTAGCCGGGTAACGAGCTTTCTGCCTTTCTGCTAAAGTTTGTTATCGTATCTCCTACTCTGGCATCTGCAACTGATCTTATAGAAGCAGATATGTACCCCACCTGTAgttaaaaacatttatcattCAAAATATGTGTAGAAgtgaaagaaacaaacaaaaaaatgatgttcaaaAGAGTTACACTACCTCACCAGCATATAACTCATCCACTTGAATTTGATTTGGAGATAGAACGCCTATTTCGTCAGCGAAATAGTCCTGGAATTAATGCAAAAATTGAGAACATGGGATACTAATGAAACACAAGAAAGCAGTTTTTAGAAGATATGTGTTCTCAGAGTAGTAGAGAGAGAAGTAAAAAACCTTTCCGCTTGCCATGAATAGAATCCTGTCACCTTTCTTCACTTTCCCATCAATAACTCGGAAGTATACAATGACACCACGATATGGATCATAGTAACTGTAAACACACGTATTGTGTGAAGAATAGTATTAGTACTTAACATGTAAACACTATATATTTGTTAACTAATCAAGACAAAAAAGCGGATACTTCAAACTCATCATATATAACAATACAACTTAGACTCTATGCTTTTGCCTTCTAACGATAAGTGCAAACAAACCTGTCAAAAATTAAGGCTCTGAAGGGTTTATCTGCAGTTTCAGGAGGAGGAGGTATCCTTTCAACAATTGCATTCAATATCTCCGTTATACCAATTCCTTCCTGtatcaatcaatcaaatatgTATGCCATCAAAAATGTAATTGAATGGATAGAGAGTTAGATGTCTTTAAATCTATATGTAACAGAATAgcaaaatgattttaaaaattctaacctTTGCTGAGCAGAGTATTGCTTTGCTACAGTCTAACCCAATAACCTACAAAGAATCACAAAGCAAAGTTAAAAGGCATACAATGAATATCTAAGACAATGTCTAACAGAAGGTAGAACCTAGTTAAATGTACTGATAACATTTTTGACAACAGCAAGATAAAAGACTGAGAAGTGTTTTAGCAGACACCAAAGAAAGAATACTATTCATATTATAACTGGCTGCATTGCATGATTTATATATCATAAAGATGGGCTACACAATGAAGAGAATCACTAACCTCCTCAATCTCCCTGAGAACTTGCTCTGGCTCAGCGCCTGGGAGGTCAATCTTATTCACAACCTACAAGAAGAAGTAGAGTCCTTTTGCTTTAAACTCTGGTATACAGACCAAATTGTTGGACAGTACATTATTGTTTCCTGAATTTTCATAAATCAGATTCAAGAAATAACCAAACGTTAAATGATATCATTATTTATCCTAGAGTAGCTATTATTTACTTCATTAAGCATCTTCTATGAACTGATAGAGTGATGCTAACTATTTCTACGACATGGTTAGCCTATTTGAAAGTTAACTTATTGTAGACTCTGACTTCTATTTAACTAAATAAGGCATTGACGTCACTGAATAGTCTACAAATGGTGACCAAACAATGATGAATAAGCACCAAATATACTTGAAAAAAGTTATCAAGCATGAATCCGTACTTACAGGAATGATTTCGAGGTTGTTTTCAAGAGCCAAATAAACGTTGGCCAGTGTTTGCGCTTCCACACCCTAAACACCGCATATTAAGGGAAAGTAACTTAGAAAGTTTTGTACTAATGTACTTGGTCACATAAAAAAAGACTGTAACACACATTCACAAAGCGCAAAACAGCTAAAGCAAATACAGATTCAAGGAGAAATAATCACCTGAGATGCATCCACAACAAGAAGAGCACCCTCACATGCCGCAAGAGATCGAGAAACCTATTAACAAATCCTTAGATAAAGTCTATGTTGGAAAGAACAAACGGATTAGAAGATTTGAAGTGTACCTCGTAAGAGAAATCAACATGACCAGGAGTATCAATCAAGTTGAGGCAATAAGGAGTATCCTCATACACATAACGCATTCGAGCTGCCTGCAAACACACATCAGAAAATTTACAAAGTCAGAAACTTTACTCTTAGTTGATAGAAACAAAAACTAATAACAAAGAACCTGAAGCTTAATGGTAATGCCTCGTTCTCTTTCTAAATCCATATTATCAAGAAACTGCTCCTTCATATCTCTGTTCTGAACCGTACCAGTCACCTGAAGCAACTTATCCGCCAACGTAGACTTCCCATGATCAATATGCGCTATTATACTAAAGTTCCTTACTTTCGATATCGGAACCTGCAATTTCCCAAAAAGATCCAATTTTTAAATCCGAATTTGTCACACATAGACGTAAAGGTTCTTTATCTGACCTTCAAAAGACGGTCTTGGCCGGAGCGGGCGGATAGTTTGGAGTTAGCGTCGGAGAGGTTGCTGCTCTGACTCTGAGGCTGAGTTCCGGCTGTGGCTTGGCAAAGTATTTGTAGCTTTCGGTTAGAGTGGCGGTGGAGGGTGGAGATGGGAAGGGAGGAGAGACGACGgagaggagatgaagaagaggaagaggttgGGGATAAGAAGAAGGTTGGAGGAGATAAGTCCATAGCATAAGCCATGGCCATTGGCACTCTCTGTGTCACTCTTCGGACCTCTTCTTATGTTTTTGAGTGAAaagtcttctttttctttcgttttgtcTTAAAGAGTTCTGAACCACAGGATATCCGGATCAGACCAGAGACGATCCGACACAAGCAGACCAAAAACTAAACGAAACAACTCAGTAAACTGTAAACCTTGTGAACTAgatgttcggtttggttttggtttagtttttgattttttggttctgTAATTATACTAACGGTTTGGTTATTCATGaaatttggtttaatttttgttcaattattttgattttcggTGGAAGTAAAATTTTCTAgagtttttacatttattaaaaatataataaatttttacaatttatttttgaatacaCTTTCTAATAACTGTTCGCTAATAAGATTTAAtcaagggcaattgtcaataatatcacattttgaagtttatgtctcaaaaatgaCACTAGAAaaagaaagtcacaaaaatgacattcattaaagggtaaaatatccataataccattagtttaaaattaaataaacaaacaaaaataaataaaataaaataaaaataaaaaaatgaaaaaaaaatttttttttatagtttcagattatatgttttcagattcgaaaattttataattttttttgaatttttttttttagaaatttttttttatttattttttcaaattttctttttataatttaaaaatactttttgaaactatttttaaaatttttattttttattttttttattttagtatttattttttataaaattataaaccctaattctaaaaccccaccccttaactctaaaccctaaggtttggattaattaacccaaggggtataaatgtatatttacctctctaatgaaacctatttttgtgactttgagctttgagtgctattttaggaacaaaaatttggtttggtgctatcctagtctttttctctttaatcaattcaaatatttataattaatattttattaaaaatatagaaaattaattttgtgaAACAAGAATAAACTctagaaaaaattattttcaaaaacgaAATGAGTAggttttaataagaaaaaaatagggTTCGGAAATCCAAAAATTTCAACTGGACATAAAAAACGAATGTTCCTACAcatcaagaaaaagaaatttaaaaagcTTTTATATTTGTTCAAAATTGTTGTGCAATGAATGATTCTTCTGGTTCAAGACTGTTGTTGAACCAATGATCAAGCA encodes:
- the LOC106380540 gene encoding translation factor GUF1 homolog, chloroplastic — protein: MAMAYAMDLSPPTFFLSPTSSSSSSPLRRLSSLPISTLHRHSNRKLQILCQATAGTQPQSQSSNLSDANSKLSARSGQDRLLKVPISKVRNFSIIAHIDHGKSTLADKLLQVTGTVQNRDMKEQFLDNMDLERERGITIKLQAARMRYVYEDTPYCLNLIDTPGHVDFSYEVSRSLAACEGALLVVDASQGVEAQTLANVYLALENNLEIIPVVNKIDLPGAEPEQVLREIEEVIGLDCSKAILCSAKEGIGITEILNAIVERIPPPPETADKPFRALIFDSYYDPYRGVIVYFRVIDGKVKKGDRILFMASGKDYFADEIGVLSPNQIQVDELYAGEVGYISASIRSVADARVGDTITNFSRKAESSLPGYEEATPMVFCGLFPVDADQFPDLRDALEKLQLNDAALKFEPETSSAMGFGFRCGFLGLLHMEIVQERLEREYNLNLITTAPSVVYKVHTVNGDTTMCSNPSLLPQPGLRKSVEEPYVKIELLTPKDYIGALMELAQDRRGEFKEMKYIAENRASLLYELPLAEMVGDFFDQLKSRTKGYASMEYSVIGYRESDLIKLDILINAELVEPLSTIVHRDKAYSVGRALTQKLKELIPRQMFKVPIQACIGSKVIASEALSAIRKDVLAKCYGGDISRKKKLLKKQAAGKKRMKAIGRVDVPQEAFMAVLKLEKEVL